In a genomic window of Larus michahellis chromosome 3, bLarMic1.1, whole genome shotgun sequence:
- the LOC141740512 gene encoding protein ELYS-like — MRDLTAEVTSSLLQFPEVTLQALGEDEGTLGSVLCGRFSGGRNGLAWLARGPHLEVVNCVTGERLSAYRFSGVNEQPPTVRVVKEFSWEKRTGLLVGLEDAEGSVLCLYDLGLSRVVKAVVLPGRVTAIEPIANHGGPSVSTQHLHQSLRWLFGVAAVATDAGHLLLVDLSLDDCSCTQNDIEALDLEVVTKNPAEVAQRRETVTSEGRCLCFQLQNASGTAVSALCYISRSNQLVVGFSDGYLSLWNMKTLKREHHSQLEGGRIPVYAVTFQEPENDPRNCCYLWAVQSTQESEGDVVSLHLLQLAFGDRKRVASGQVMYEGLEYRGKKFSLDLTGGVFPLRGQMSTKLISCQTVEKFRSDVDGEDSVNEVTSPDTSVSVFSWQVNTYGQGKPSTYLGVFDINRWYSAQMPDSVRPEEFPHECPYFALWSLDTVVSVTSPKLLLDILVHERSLSRGVPPSYPPPERFFHPGNYNFDGTCLLTSGVVHMTCTGFQKETLNFLKKSGPSIWEAIQDSYNRCLVAGLLSPRPVDVQPSSLSQEEQLEAVLSAAVQTGSVGLLTGCIKHWISEEQPRSAGNLRFVLEWTWNQAISTKEEFDQICVPLFDGSCNFIDPQTLRSLQRCQLLLSNLSTVLNCFLTEAQELTEKGFADVTNKQAVTGLISLYARVVIWFCRSGLLPEGLDDDTRLSTPFYNYPLIESYYTGHRQKLERLSRGKWDSDCLMVDGMVSQLGDQVEKLWRRDAGGTGKYPPASLHALLDLYLLENIEENCKHAITIYLLLDIKRSFPSETETSIDSFATAFGIPWGLVKLVEGCWLLDHDDYENSLALLFHPATIKTASWQHKRIIQSLLCQGEHGQALRYIQLMRPPTASSGEVQLLLTVLLSNRCMVEAWGLLHQHAAQANLEDLLKHMYEMCREMGLMEDLLKLPFTDTEQECLEKFLRTSAGVQNQEFLLVYHLQRANYIAALELNQSMNVNLMNDGDHRLTDRAVARNSLLAQYGKILPRIERQLAVERAKLYHLPALASREVSRPKPLTPVRKQAKAGNVRRRPNFLAKILSRIKESWAGMKEKTGFSQGGF, encoded by the exons atgcgagacctaacagctgaggtaacgagcagtctgctgcagtttccagaggtgactcttcaggcacttggggaagatgagggaaccctcggctcggtgctgtgcgggaggttttctggag ggagaaacggcctggcgtggttggcacgtggtcctcaccttgaggtggtgaactgtgtgacaggagagcggctctctgcgtaccgtttcagtggagtcaatgaacagcctcccactgttcgtgtggtgaaggagttttcctgggagaagagaactggactgctggttgggttggaagacgcagagggaagtgttctctgtctgtacgaccttggactctcaagagtggttaaagcagttgttcttcctgggagg gtaaccgctatagaacccatagcgaatcacggaggacccagcgtgagcactcagcacctccatcagagtctgcgatggctctttggggtggcagcagtggctacagatgctggccatctacttctggttgaccttagtttggatgattgctcctgcactcagaatgatatcgaagcattgg acctagaagttgtcactaaaaatcctgctgaagttgcacaaagaagagaaactgtgaccagcgaagggaggtgtctctgttttcaactacaaaatgcttccggaacagcagtatcagccctgtgctacataagcagaagcaaccagctcgttgtgggtttctcggatggctacctgtcgctctggaatatgaaaacgttgaagagaga gcaccactctcagcttgaaggagggaggattcctgtctatgctgtcacttttcaagagccggagaatgatcctcgcaattgttgctacttgtgggctgttcagtctacgcaggaaag tgaaggtgatgtggtgagtttacacctgctgcagttagcgtttggtgacagaaaacgcgtggcctcaggacaagtcatgtatgag ggtttggaataccgtggcaaaaagttcagtttagatctcacgggtggagtctttcccttgagaggccagatGAGTactaaattaatcagctgccagaccgtcgaaaaattccgcagcgacgttgacggagaggatagcgtaaatgaag tcacgtctcctgacaccagtgtctcagtcttcagttggcaagtgaatacgtacggtcagggaaaaccatctacttacctgggtgtatttgacattaatcgctggtattctgctcaaatgccagattcagtaag gccggaagaattccctcatgagtgcccctattttgcactgtggtcgctggataccgtagtgagcgtgacttcgccgaagctccttttggatattctggtccatgagcggagtctaagtcggggagttcctccttcttatccaccacctgagcggttttttcatccaggcaactataactttg atggtacgtgcttgctgacctccggagtcgttcacatgacttgcaccggcttccagaaggag accttgaattttttgaagaaatctggtccttcaatatgggaagccattcaggatagctacaataggtgtcttgtagctggcttgctgtctccaagaccagttgatgtccagccatccagtttgagtcag gaggagcagctggaagcagtattgtcagctgctgtccagacaggttctgtgggacttctgactggatgcattaaacattggatatctgaag agcagccgaggtctgctggtaatttacggtttgttcttgagtggacatggaaccaagcgatctctacaaaggaagaatttgaccaaatct gtgttccgctgtttgatggctcttgcaacttcattgacccccagacattacggtctctccagcgctgccagttgcttttgagcaaccttagcacggtcttaaactgttttctcacagaagcacaagagcttactgaaaaag gttttgcagacgtgacaaataagcaagcggtaaccggcctcatttctttgtatgcacgagtggtcatctggttctgtcgatccggtctccttccagagggtttag atgacgatacgcgtttgtcaacacctttctacaattatcctctgattgagagctactatactggtcaccgacagaaacttgagcgtttatcaag aggaaaatgggactcggactgcttgatggttgatggaatggtttcccagttaggagaccaagtggagaagctgtggcggagagatgcaggaggaactgggaaatacccgcctgccagtttgcat gcactgctggatctctatttgctagaaaacattgaagaaaactgcaaacacgcaatt acaatttacttgctgctggatatcaagcgttcctttccgagtgagacagaaacttcaatcgactcctttgcaactgcctttggcatcccctggggacttgttaagcttgttgaaggttgttggcttctagatcacgatgattacgaa aattcactggccctgctctttcatcccgctacaatcaaaaccgcgtcatggcagcacaagagaattattcagtccctcctgtgccaaggggagcatgggcaagccctcagatacatccagctgatgaggccacccacggcaagcagcggggaagtgcagcttctcctcactgtgttgctctccaatag gtgcatggtggaggcttggggtctgttgcaccaacatgccgctcaggcaaacttagaagacctcttaaaacacatgtacgaaatgtgccgggagatgggcctgatggaagacttgctgaagctgcctttcacagacaccgaacaa gagtgtttggagaagtttttaaggaccagtgctggtgttcagaatcaagaattccttttagtctaccatctgcagcgtgccaactacattgcagccCTAGAGCTGAATCAATCCATGAATGTAaatcttatg aacgacggcgatcatcgcttgaccgacagagcagttgccagaaattctctattagcccaatatggcaagatccttccacgaattgaaaggcagctggccgtagagagagccaagctttaccatttgcctgcactggcctcaagagaag tctcaagaccaaagccattaactccagtaagaaaacaagctaaagcaggaaatgtgcgtcgaagaccaaattttctggcgaaaatattgtccagaattaaagaatcctgggcaggaatgaaggagaaaaccggtttctcacaaggtggattttaa